In Verrucomicrobiia bacterium, a genomic segment contains:
- a CDS encoding cation acetate symporter, with protein sequence MFYSLFLAAAEGGVNPWILAFSAITVAVTIWMGFRSAKTSKTASDFFVAGRSVSVGWNASAISGEYLSAASFMGIAGMVMSSGYDALWYPVCYACGYLFLLLFIAGPLRRFGAYTIPDFAEGRFDSPLFRKIAVVFVLFIGFFYTMPQMKGAGVTLSYIFPGLPYWVGVAVVGAVITLNVALGGMKGITLVQAFQYWAKMFAISVPIFVLMAVYGHYGRHVASNDVAQMPPGALYQKVGAATNAIVPFITEAERKTLPAKAPVDSEWIAPFGPLTTKAVKATAAKMPEEEKKAYLEKNQKPFSLLYTYSLIIAIVCGTAGLPHILVRFYTNPDGVAAKKTTMWVMILIGVFYVFPPVFGAMGRNLLPELYEGIGSKGTDKIVLELPMIISAKYGVVGSILSGITCAGAFAAFMSTFSGLLVSMTGALAHDVYGRILRPQSTADERMKMFKYCAVLIGGVAVILGCFVEPLEINFMVGQAFAIAAASYFPLLFMSVWWRGLTMKGAAAGMLIGGCTAMIAISLTSFSALALAPGKTGELFSAFKGLNEFWLANPLIRILCEQPAIWAVPLAIILMIIISKATAKDIPADIRMKMLVLHAPEKLGLKQEYIQEHQGPPGH encoded by the coding sequence ATGTTCTACTCTCTTTTCCTCGCGGCGGCCGAAGGTGGAGTCAATCCTTGGATCCTCGCATTCAGCGCCATCACGGTCGCTGTTACCATCTGGATGGGGTTCCGTTCCGCGAAGACTTCCAAGACGGCCTCTGACTTCTTCGTTGCCGGTCGCTCGGTGAGTGTTGGCTGGAATGCATCTGCCATTTCCGGTGAATATCTCAGCGCCGCCAGCTTCATGGGCATCGCGGGCATGGTGATGTCCTCCGGTTACGATGCACTCTGGTATCCGGTCTGTTACGCGTGCGGTTATCTGTTTCTGCTATTGTTCATCGCTGGACCGTTGCGTCGCTTCGGTGCTTACACGATCCCTGACTTCGCTGAAGGACGTTTTGATTCACCGCTGTTCCGCAAGATCGCCGTGGTTTTCGTGCTCTTCATAGGTTTCTTCTACACCATGCCGCAGATGAAAGGTGCCGGCGTGACTCTCTCTTACATCTTCCCGGGCCTGCCTTATTGGGTCGGTGTAGCTGTTGTCGGTGCTGTGATCACCTTGAACGTCGCCTTGGGCGGCATGAAAGGTATCACGCTCGTGCAAGCCTTTCAATATTGGGCCAAGATGTTCGCCATCTCTGTGCCGATCTTCGTGCTCATGGCGGTTTACGGACATTATGGTCGTCATGTCGCCAGCAATGATGTCGCTCAAATGCCCCCTGGCGCGCTCTATCAAAAAGTCGGTGCAGCGACGAATGCTATCGTGCCATTCATCACTGAAGCCGAGCGCAAAACACTTCCCGCCAAAGCTCCCGTGGATAGCGAATGGATCGCTCCTTTCGGTCCGCTGACGACCAAGGCTGTAAAAGCCACGGCGGCCAAGATGCCAGAAGAGGAAAAGAAAGCGTATCTCGAGAAGAACCAGAAACCTTTCTCCCTGCTCTACACCTACTCCCTCATCATCGCCATCGTCTGCGGCACTGCTGGTCTGCCGCACATCTTGGTGCGTTTCTATACGAACCCGGACGGCGTTGCTGCCAAGAAGACCACTATGTGGGTCATGATCCTCATCGGCGTCTTCTACGTGTTCCCTCCTGTGTTCGGTGCCATGGGCCGAAATCTATTGCCTGAACTCTATGAAGGCATCGGTTCCAAGGGCACGGACAAGATCGTCTTGGAACTCCCCATGATCATCTCGGCCAAGTATGGCGTCGTAGGCTCCATCCTCAGCGGCATCACCTGCGCTGGTGCGTTCGCGGCTTTCATGTCCACCTTCTCCGGACTGCTGGTTTCCATGACTGGTGCGCTCGCTCACGATGTCTATGGCCGCATCTTGCGCCCGCAATCCACGGCGGATGAGCGCATGAAGATGTTCAAATATTGCGCCGTCCTCATCGGTGGTGTGGCCGTCATCCTTGGTTGCTTCGTCGAACCCTTGGAGATCAACTTCATGGTCGGCCAGGCCTTCGCTATCGCTGCCGCCAGCTACTTCCCGTTGCTGTTCATGAGCGTCTGGTGGCGTGGCTTGACAATGAAGGGCGCGGCTGCGGGCATGCTGATCGGTGGCTGCACCGCCATGATCGCCATCTCGCTCACCAGCTTCAGCGCCTTGGCCTTAGCTCCCGGCAAGACTGGTGAACTGTTCTCTGCCTTTAAAGGCTTGAACGAATTCTGGTTGGCCAATCCGCTCATCCGCATTCTCTGCGAGCAACCGGCCATCTGGGCTGTGCCGTTGGCCATCATCCTGATGATCATCATCTCCAAGGCCACCGCCAAGGACATCCCGGCGGACATCCGCATGAAGATGCTGGTGCTGCACGCTCCGGAGAAACTCGGCTTGAAGCAGGAATACATCCAAGAACACCAAGGTCCTCCGGGACATTGA
- a CDS encoding enolase C-terminal domain-like protein, with translation MRIVEMKVHSIAIADPPIRSSYGLHAPYALRNVLVLKSDDGITGIAETYGGEAPAKALEEVRAQIIGANPYRLLGFLNPMIEGQPKSDSSLERSQTYLVPGENPLDATARTFAAIETACLDLIGKTVGQPVCDLIGGRVRDEVPFSAYPFYKHKGGGGEGDDAREDEYGEALSPEGIVKQVRQMRAQYGFGSIKFKAGVLPPEVEIETIKALYRDLGPTVPLRIDPNCAWSVDTSVKVGLALAEELGRGGYLEDPTASIAGMGEVRKRLLAAGVDTPLASNVAVTSFADIPESVKHDAVQIILCDHHYWGGMRQVQHLAKISKTFNIGLSMHSNSHLGISMLAMTHVAAATPHLTYACDTHYPWSQLKDEIVVGGRVPIVNGCVKIPNKPGLGVELDYDALARGEERYKKCPYRKRDDEAEMRKHVDPTWTRQLPRW, from the coding sequence ATGCGTATTGTTGAAATGAAGGTCCACTCGATCGCGATCGCCGATCCGCCGATCCGCAGTTCGTATGGTCTCCACGCCCCCTATGCCCTCCGCAACGTTCTGGTATTGAAAAGTGATGATGGCATCACGGGCATCGCTGAAACTTACGGTGGCGAAGCCCCGGCCAAAGCGCTCGAAGAAGTTCGCGCCCAGATCATCGGAGCGAATCCTTATCGCCTGCTCGGCTTCCTCAATCCGATGATCGAGGGCCAACCGAAGAGCGATAGCAGCCTCGAACGCTCACAGACATATTTGGTCCCCGGCGAGAACCCTCTCGACGCTACCGCCCGCACTTTCGCCGCTATTGAAACTGCGTGCTTGGACCTCATCGGCAAGACCGTAGGGCAACCAGTGTGCGATCTCATCGGTGGCCGTGTTCGCGACGAAGTCCCCTTCTCTGCCTATCCCTTCTACAAGCACAAGGGTGGTGGTGGTGAAGGTGATGACGCCCGCGAAGACGAATACGGCGAAGCGCTTTCCCCTGAAGGCATCGTGAAGCAAGTGCGCCAGATGCGCGCCCAATACGGCTTCGGCTCCATCAAGTTCAAAGCCGGCGTGTTGCCACCGGAAGTGGAGATCGAGACCATCAAGGCTCTCTACCGCGACCTCGGCCCGACCGTCCCTCTGCGCATAGACCCGAACTGCGCATGGTCTGTGGACACTTCTGTGAAAGTCGGCTTGGCTCTCGCTGAGGAATTAGGTCGTGGTGGTTATCTCGAAGACCCGACTGCTTCCATCGCAGGCATGGGTGAAGTGCGCAAGCGCTTGCTCGCAGCAGGTGTGGATACGCCGCTCGCCAGCAACGTCGCTGTGACGAGTTTCGCCGACATCCCGGAATCCGTGAAGCACGACGCCGTGCAGATCATCCTCTGCGATCACCATTACTGGGGCGGCATGCGCCAGGTGCAGCATTTGGCGAAGATCTCGAAGACTTTTAACATCGGCCTCTCGATGCACTCGAACAGCCATCTCGGCATTTCCATGCTGGCGATGACTCATGTGGCCGCCGCCACACCACATCTCACTTATGCTTGCGATACGCATTATCCGTGGTCGCAGTTAAAGGACGAGATCGTCGTGGGTGGACGCGTGCCGATCGTGAACGGCTGCGTGAAGATCCCGAACAAACCCGGCCTCGGCGTGGAACTCGATTACGACGCACTCGCCCGTGGTGAAGAACGCTACAAGAAATGCCCGTATCGCAAACGCGATGACGAAGCCGAAATGCGCAAGCACGTGGATCCGACGTGGACTCGCCAACTGCCGCGCTGGTAA
- a CDS encoding dihydrodipicolinate synthase family protein: MSLKPAELREKLSSGVISFPVTPFKKNLGLDIAGHRKNVRFIMKHKVAAVVAPAGTGEMYSLSPEEHLEVVKATLEEVNGRVPVLTGVGFNYPIALQLTKQSAAAGVDGILALPPYFPHADEASLLDYYKAIGKATKLGFLVYSRDWVNPGPKFVEQLAKDVPNLIAWKDGTADIRKYQMIQQRVGDRLLWIGGAGDDAVPAYYSIGVRTYTSSIATISPKLSIMLHEAAAAGRREELAELMSKYVTPLYAFRSRRKGYEVSAMKCAMDIIGLNGGPCRPPLPDLTPEEVKELGVLLNAWKPVL, encoded by the coding sequence ATGTCTCTTAAGCCTGCTGAACTCCGCGAGAAACTTTCTAGCGGCGTCATCTCTTTCCCCGTTACCCCGTTCAAGAAGAACCTTGGCCTCGATATCGCCGGTCACCGTAAAAATGTGCGCTTCATCATGAAGCACAAGGTGGCCGCCGTGGTGGCACCTGCTGGTACTGGCGAGATGTATTCGCTCTCGCCGGAAGAACATCTGGAAGTGGTGAAAGCCACGTTGGAGGAAGTGAACGGTCGCGTGCCGGTGCTGACCGGTGTGGGTTTCAATTACCCCATCGCGCTGCAGCTCACGAAGCAATCTGCCGCTGCCGGTGTGGATGGCATCCTCGCGTTGCCGCCTTATTTCCCGCATGCAGATGAAGCATCGCTCTTGGACTATTACAAGGCCATCGGCAAGGCGACGAAGCTCGGTTTCCTCGTTTACAGCCGTGACTGGGTTAACCCCGGCCCGAAGTTTGTCGAGCAACTCGCGAAAGACGTTCCGAACCTTATCGCTTGGAAAGACGGCACGGCAGACATTCGCAAGTATCAGATGATCCAACAGCGTGTCGGTGATCGCCTGCTGTGGATCGGTGGCGCTGGTGATGACGCCGTCCCCGCCTACTACTCCATCGGTGTGCGTACCTACACCTCCAGCATCGCGACCATCTCGCCGAAGCTCTCCATCATGCTCCACGAGGCCGCCGCTGCTGGACGCCGTGAAGAACTGGCCGAGTTGATGAGCAAATACGTCACTCCGCTCTACGCTTTCCGTTCCCGCCGTAAAGGCTACGAAGTCTCCGCCATGAAGTGCGCCATGGACATCATCGGCTTGAACGGGGGGCCCTGCCGTCCGCCCTTGCCTGACCTCACTCCAGAGGAAGTCAAGGAACTGGGCGTGCTGCTAAATGCGTGGAAACCGGTTCTGTGA
- a CDS encoding FxLYD domain-containing protein, whose protein sequence is MSGQTFHKILCSKCAGKIEFPAEYAGQTIPCPHCQTLVELKAPPADPTANTYEYPDPSTFTPEDVAKGHKARWNIIYAVAILIGINAIIGVAYLFRSGSSSGKALDGVQVMDWKLEPGEYRTFFLTGVVSNSTSKAIEKARIEFETLDNSGASSGKVSTSVSNLAPGASVEFSLQTSATQNVWDAKVVGVYQDKN, encoded by the coding sequence ATGAGCGGCCAGACGTTCCATAAAATCCTGTGCAGCAAATGCGCCGGAAAGATTGAGTTCCCGGCAGAATACGCCGGGCAAACCATCCCCTGTCCGCATTGCCAGACATTGGTGGAGTTAAAGGCTCCGCCAGCCGACCCTACAGCGAATACTTACGAATACCCTGATCCGTCCACCTTCACCCCGGAAGATGTCGCCAAGGGCCATAAAGCCAGATGGAACATCATCTACGCTGTCGCAATCCTGATCGGGATCAATGCAATCATTGGCGTCGCCTATCTTTTCCGTTCGGGAAGCTCATCCGGCAAAGCCTTGGATGGCGTGCAAGTGATGGATTGGAAACTGGAGCCAGGCGAATATCGCACCTTCTTTCTTACTGGCGTAGTCTCCAACAGCACTTCCAAAGCGATTGAAAAAGCCCGGATAGAATTCGAGACTTTGGACAACTCTGGAGCTTCATCGGGCAAGGTTTCCACATCTGTCAGCAACCTCGCTCCCGGCGCCTCCGTTGAGTTCTCCCTCCAGACTTCTGCAACTCAAAATGTGTGGGATGCCAAGGTGGTTGGAGTCTATCAGGACAAAAATTGA
- a CDS encoding type II secretion system protein produces the protein MKMLPGRTTAPKVEATRPWMLPVAFKTHRSQANAFTLIELLVVIAIIAILAGMLLPSLASAKQSALRIKCVSNLRQVNMALKMYADDNKGQFTPRHATNRWTTLLVGGYVDTRLLKCPADAPTAASGGTPGFTTNQLPADFASRSYLINGWNDFFQSTLSSNDWQLYMTATYKFGIREAAIRQPQDTIAFGEKETDSPHFYMDFYEGNGNDIEESEQSRHMTGGTVKNRNGGSNYAMVDGSVQYMKYGQALSPVNQWAVMASWRTNAANLAP, from the coding sequence ATGAAAATGTTGCCTGGCCGCACGACTGCACCCAAGGTCGAGGCGACGAGACCGTGGATGCTGCCGGTGGCGTTCAAGACGCACCGGAGTCAGGCCAACGCGTTCACCTTGATCGAACTGCTGGTCGTGATCGCGATCATCGCGATCCTGGCGGGGATGCTTTTGCCATCCCTGGCTTCGGCCAAGCAATCAGCTTTGCGCATCAAATGCGTGAGCAATCTTCGGCAGGTGAACATGGCGCTGAAGATGTATGCGGATGATAACAAGGGACAGTTTACGCCTCGTCATGCGACGAACCGCTGGACCACGCTTTTGGTGGGCGGATATGTGGACACGCGATTGCTGAAATGCCCGGCAGATGCTCCCACAGCGGCCTCTGGCGGCACCCCAGGATTCACAACGAACCAGCTCCCGGCGGATTTCGCCTCACGCAGTTATCTGATCAATGGCTGGAATGATTTTTTCCAAAGCACGTTGAGCAGCAATGATTGGCAACTTTACATGACGGCGACCTACAAGTTCGGCATCCGCGAGGCAGCCATCCGCCAGCCGCAGGATACGATCGCATTCGGTGAGAAGGAGACAGATTCTCCGCATTTTTACATGGATTTCTATGAGGGGAACGGGAATGACATCGAAGAATCCGAGCAGAGCCGACATATGACCGGGGGCACGGTGAAAAACCGGAACGGCGGATCAAACTACGCGATGGTGGATGGCAGTGTGCAATATATGAAATACGGTCAAGCACTGTCTCCCGTGAACCAGTGGGCGGTGATGGCAAGCTGGCGGACGAATGCGGCGAATCTGGCTCCGTGA
- a CDS encoding dipeptide ABC transporter ATP-binding protein, translating to MSLLEVKNLKVHFPVKHGMFSRVKAHVKAVDDVSLTVGPGETVGLVGESGCGKTTLGRAIIRLIDPTAGQVIFNGEDITHLTQSQLRSRRRQFQMIFQDPYGSLNPRMTVGQIIGEAIDIHKLVPTPEARRERIAGLLKDVGLDARYADRYPHEFSGGQRQRIGIARALAVQPKLIVCDEPVSALDVSVQAQIINLLMDIQREHKLSYLFIAHDLAVVEHISHRVMVMYLGHVVESAPSKIICKKPLHPYTQALISAVPEVDPDKKRKRILLPGDVPSPINPPSGCPFHPRCPIAVDRCKAEVPPLREIAPGHWAACHLAGEGGGTGGTKPVGGPAAA from the coding sequence ATGAGCCTGCTCGAAGTCAAAAATCTGAAAGTTCATTTCCCGGTCAAACACGGGATGTTCAGCCGTGTGAAGGCACATGTGAAGGCCGTGGATGATGTGAGCCTTACGGTGGGACCGGGTGAGACGGTGGGCCTGGTAGGCGAGAGCGGTTGCGGCAAGACGACATTGGGACGGGCGATCATCCGTCTGATTGATCCGACCGCTGGCCAAGTCATCTTCAACGGGGAGGACATCACTCACCTCACACAGAGCCAGTTGCGAAGCCGTCGGCGTCAGTTCCAGATGATCTTTCAGGATCCGTATGGATCGTTGAATCCGCGTATGACGGTGGGGCAGATCATTGGTGAGGCGATAGATATCCACAAACTGGTGCCAACACCTGAAGCGCGCCGTGAACGCATTGCTGGTTTGTTGAAGGATGTGGGTTTGGATGCGCGTTATGCGGATCGTTATCCGCATGAGTTCAGCGGCGGTCAGCGTCAGCGTATCGGCATTGCCCGTGCTTTGGCAGTGCAGCCAAAACTGATCGTTTGTGATGAACCGGTCAGCGCCTTGGATGTGTCTGTGCAGGCGCAGATCATCAATCTGCTGATGGACATCCAGCGTGAGCACAAGCTGTCCTATCTCTTCATCGCACATGATCTGGCGGTGGTGGAGCACATCAGCCATCGAGTGATGGTGATGTATCTGGGGCATGTGGTGGAAAGCGCGCCTTCAAAAATTATCTGCAAGAAGCCGCTGCACCCGTATACACAGGCGCTCATCTCGGCGGTGCCGGAAGTGGACCCGGACAAGAAACGGAAGCGAATTTTACTGCCAGGGGATGTGCCTTCGCCCATCAATCCACCATCAGGTTGCCCATTCCATCCGCGTTGTCCGATCGCGGTGGACCGCTGCAAAGCTGAAGTGCCGCCATTGCGTGAGATAGCCCCGGGGCATTGGGCTGCTTGTCATTTGGCTGGAGAAGGCGGTGGTACTGGTGGCACCAAACCAGTGGGTGGTCCTGCGGCGGCCTGA